A window of Streptomyces armeniacus contains these coding sequences:
- a CDS encoding type I polyketide synthase — translation MVSSDGEAVAIVGAGCRYPGGGEGVDGFWQLLRDGTDVISEVPRSRWDLDRYYDADPDAPGAMYTRWGGFLPDIERFDAEFFGIAPREARQMDPQQRLLLEVAWEALADAGIVPGTLAGSRTSVFTGGLGVDYFLRHARDAGIGLIDPWYATGKETSFVSGRLSYLLGAHGPSLSLNTACSSSLVAVHLARQSLLTGESDVSLVGGVNLLLSPELTVFMCKADAMSRDGRCKVFDASADGIVRSDGCAVLVLKRLGDALADGDDVLAVIRGSAVNHDGHSAGLTVPNALAQQSLLREALEQAGTAPHEVGYVEAHGTGTPLGDPIEVYALGEVLGKGRPAGAPLVVGSVKTNLGHTDAAAGLTGLLKAALVVRYGLVPPHLHLTEPNANIDWDGAGIRPAPATGLLPWPGAADRARVAGVSAFGLSGSNAHVIVESSPDPEPVAAGEGACPPRQLLLPVSARTGSALRELVRAHRDRLRALDGDPEADLPLYAATAAARRTHHDGARFAVTGTTAVELADALDGALEDGGLAGDDEGAADGSRRSVCFVFSGQGGQWPGMGRVLYEDEPVFRAALEECDELVRAEAGWSVLAELEASEDDSRLAETERAQPVVYAVQVALAALWRSWGIEPSAVVGHSMGEIAAARVAGALTPEDAVRIIVRRGRLLQAAAGRGLMASVALPEDEVSALVAPYGQALCVGAVNGPRSTVVSGDPDAVEEFVTGLRERGVNCTTVPGEYAFHSPQMAPYGAELAACLAGIRPRTPEVPLFTTTPGRSGARAPGPVAVTDAEHWARNVTEPVRFSDAVGQLLEAGHRTFVEIGPHPVLALPLTQQLEEAELAGVVVPSLRRGADDAQTTRSSLGVLYAHGFDVRWDAVCPAPKGVSKALPRYPWQGERLWFETAGPGERPAGLDGIVDAGGVTGELRFFDESGRLVAQAAGLRLSRAADGVPAVADGSNGAAATAAYAGQGTGIGQANGGSPNGSAGNGSSPNGSAGNGSPGDCGPATAAPAPAPAPAPGRAELASRTADAVARVLGFAGGSAVKRGQGFAELGMDSLGAVELAKTLERAFGIKLAKTVAFDHPTVDQLAAHLERCLPAVPAPDTAEQPAQPSADPPVEAAGQPARGGTDRAGFEPIAVVGVGCRFPGGVHGPGSYWQLLRDGVDAIGPAPAERFPGNAVWHGGFIEDVDRFDAPFFRLSPREAKVTDPQQRLFLEVAWEALEHAGQPPSALAGTRTGVFLGMNSTDYAQIVTSHPDNVDAFYGTGNSFTAAAGRFSYLLGLHGPSLAVDTACSSSLVAVHLAVASLRSGESDIALAGGVNLILRDTIHRASSASGALAADGRCKTFDASADGYTRGEGCGVVVLKPLSRAVADGDDVLALVLGSAVNQDGPSSGLTVPYGPAQEELLRTALADSRVGPGDIGYVEAHGTGTPLGDPIELQALGSVLAERGEAASCLVGSVKTNIGHLEAASGIAGMIKTVLALRHREVPPHLHFDEPSPDIPWTELPFEVPVRPTEWKADGTRRVAGVSAFGFSGTNAHVVLAEAPEGPPAPGETAPGEPADERTAGPVGEAYVLPVSAATGAALKDQARAYRELLNGPGPDGSPLDLGGLTYTAALRRSHLDHRLVVTGGDRHQLVERLDDFVAGREGPGLASGHASGGRRRGPVFVFSGHGSYWPGVGRRLVTAEPVFREAVERCDAELSAHLDWSAAAVLAEGKEPANELDQQILQFALQYALTELWRAQGLEPAAVVGHSMGEVSAALCAGALDLPQAAAVMLQRTRLLEDLKGKGGMAVVGLDAEQTEAELLEFADRLYVSVVNSYRSTVISGDSAALEEFGSRMKARNIFFREVAAGGPAHSPAVEPLRRRLVEELAPLVPAAPRLPFHSSVTGAVLDVPADAEYWGRNLRQPVRFAAAVRSLIAEGHDTFVELSPHPLQLTPIGHELEAAGVTDGVLVPSLLRDTDPVLAVTTAFGALHAAGFPVDWHRRHPGGGRLTATPRYAWQHKRYWVDQEDGAAEARPAGRHPLLAREFRTAGGASRRVVEADLDAELARALGVVPNAEGGGDPACGGLRLPSAAWLEMALAAVSDGGRPYGLQEVRFARPHVMAPETRGVAQLSLAPEPCGAFGFEVHARDGAADAPFREIGSGRATPVSARPRGDGPPPAAAGPGGDGAAPHGHEEAGAAVEEWVAAISPTLRAASVRRGPDTVEVDVDCGPPGLRWRLRPDLLEAALRLPELLPDATGAAEGATPLMPGRIGAVTVYGEPGDRVRITARRAADTPGDLCADVWLSAPDGTLLAELRGTVLTPAPGRVPGAEERQQVADSLYRIMWQESPRPVPEAVPETARDGESRAGQGGGADGASGGWLLLADRGGVAEALAEELRARGGTVRLLTADDGHSRDRITEELAALHRAEGCRGVLHLTALDLPDGTPVEADLAATAAVTASVPEVAAATAAAGGPVRVWYATRAATTVGPEEASAPLRAPVYRMAGVTGVEQPAAWGGVLDLDPYSSGPGEDAAAILDELLADDGEDHVARRGDRRLTARVARCAAPAPVLEPVALRADRTYVVAGTDSELAGTVVEWLTARGAGRVEVVGALDGPALTVSGAVTRTVKDAAERGTPVAGVVWLGVDWDLDPPDAPAPDPERTAALLAGRGLGGWLLHDICAQQGVRLDHFLIFTSVAAQWGAAGAARQAAADGLLGALAEHRRALGLPVAHIAWAPWDGVGELSEESRALLVRSGLQPVVPETGLLLLDHVTAGADPVVAAAQVDWSLLLPLYQQARPWPLFAGMAAADGAAQGDAEQLLVRLRSLDADARGHLLLECVLTEASVVLGMDGPDDLEPQQGFFETGMSSVTSLELKVRLERRFGCELPATLAFEQPTSEAVARYLAAEVLDLADADAGAGTDAGGAVTAPATAPGADAGDDELLALLDREITAANNLIDGSPS, via the coding sequence ATGGTCTCCAGTGACGGAGAGGCCGTCGCCATCGTTGGCGCGGGATGCCGTTACCCCGGCGGTGGTGAAGGCGTTGACGGATTCTGGCAGTTGCTCCGCGATGGCACCGACGTGATTTCCGAGGTGCCCAGGAGCCGCTGGGACCTGGACCGTTACTACGACGCGGACCCGGACGCGCCGGGCGCCATGTACACGCGGTGGGGCGGCTTCCTTCCCGACATCGAGCGGTTCGACGCGGAGTTCTTCGGCATCGCGCCCCGCGAGGCGCGGCAGATGGACCCCCAGCAGCGGCTGCTGCTCGAGGTCGCCTGGGAGGCGCTCGCCGACGCCGGCATCGTGCCCGGCACGCTGGCCGGCAGCCGTACGTCCGTGTTCACCGGCGGCCTCGGCGTGGACTACTTCCTGCGGCACGCCCGGGACGCGGGCATCGGCTTGATCGACCCCTGGTACGCGACCGGCAAGGAGACCAGCTTCGTATCCGGGCGGCTGTCGTACCTGCTGGGAGCGCACGGCCCGAGCCTCTCCCTGAACACGGCCTGCTCCTCCTCGCTCGTCGCCGTCCACCTGGCCCGGCAGTCGCTGCTGACCGGTGAGTCGGACGTCTCGCTCGTCGGCGGGGTCAACCTGCTGCTGTCGCCCGAGCTGACCGTGTTCATGTGCAAGGCCGACGCGATGTCACGGGACGGCCGGTGCAAGGTCTTCGACGCGTCCGCCGACGGCATCGTCCGCAGCGACGGGTGCGCCGTCCTCGTGCTCAAGCGGCTCGGCGACGCGCTCGCCGACGGCGACGACGTGCTCGCCGTGATCCGCGGCTCCGCCGTCAACCACGACGGGCACAGCGCCGGCCTGACCGTGCCCAACGCGCTCGCGCAGCAGAGCCTGCTGCGCGAGGCCCTGGAGCAGGCGGGGACCGCCCCGCACGAGGTGGGCTACGTGGAGGCCCACGGCACGGGCACGCCCCTGGGCGACCCGATCGAGGTCTACGCGCTCGGGGAGGTGCTGGGCAAGGGCCGCCCGGCCGGTGCGCCGCTCGTCGTCGGCTCGGTGAAGACCAATCTCGGTCACACCGACGCGGCCGCGGGGCTGACCGGACTGCTCAAGGCGGCCCTGGTCGTACGGTACGGACTGGTCCCCCCGCACCTGCATCTCACCGAGCCCAACGCGAACATCGACTGGGACGGTGCCGGCATCCGCCCGGCGCCCGCCACGGGCCTGCTGCCCTGGCCCGGAGCCGCCGACCGCGCGCGCGTCGCGGGCGTGAGCGCGTTCGGCCTCAGCGGCTCGAACGCCCACGTGATCGTGGAGTCCTCGCCGGACCCCGAGCCCGTCGCGGCCGGGGAGGGCGCCTGCCCGCCCCGGCAGCTGCTGCTGCCGGTGTCCGCCCGGACCGGCAGTGCCCTGCGCGAGCTCGTACGCGCTCACCGCGACCGGCTGCGCGCACTGGACGGTGACCCGGAGGCGGACCTGCCGCTGTACGCCGCCACCGCGGCGGCCCGGCGTACGCACCACGACGGGGCGCGGTTCGCGGTGACGGGCACCACCGCCGTCGAACTCGCCGACGCGCTCGACGGCGCTCTGGAGGACGGCGGCCTGGCGGGCGACGACGAGGGAGCCGCGGACGGCTCCCGGCGGTCCGTGTGCTTCGTCTTCTCGGGCCAGGGCGGCCAATGGCCGGGCATGGGCCGGGTGCTGTACGAGGACGAGCCCGTCTTCCGGGCGGCGCTGGAGGAGTGCGACGAGCTCGTCCGCGCGGAGGCGGGCTGGTCCGTCCTCGCCGAACTGGAGGCGTCCGAGGACGACTCGAGGCTGGCCGAGACCGAACGCGCCCAGCCCGTCGTCTACGCGGTCCAGGTCGCGCTCGCCGCACTGTGGCGGTCGTGGGGCATCGAGCCGTCGGCCGTGGTCGGGCACAGCATGGGCGAGATCGCGGCGGCCCGCGTCGCCGGGGCGCTCACGCCCGAGGACGCGGTACGGATCATCGTGCGGCGCGGCCGGCTGCTCCAGGCGGCGGCGGGCCGCGGGCTGATGGCCTCGGTGGCGCTGCCCGAGGACGAGGTGTCCGCGCTGGTGGCGCCGTACGGGCAGGCACTGTGCGTGGGCGCCGTCAACGGTCCCCGCTCGACCGTCGTGTCCGGTGACCCGGACGCCGTGGAGGAGTTCGTCACGGGACTGCGCGAGCGTGGCGTCAACTGCACCACGGTGCCCGGCGAGTACGCGTTCCACAGCCCGCAGATGGCACCGTACGGCGCCGAACTCGCCGCGTGCCTCGCCGGCATACGTCCCCGCACCCCCGAAGTGCCGCTGTTCACCACCACGCCGGGCCGGTCAGGGGCGCGCGCGCCGGGCCCGGTGGCGGTCACGGACGCGGAGCACTGGGCGCGGAACGTGACGGAGCCGGTCCGGTTCTCCGACGCCGTCGGACAGCTGCTGGAGGCCGGGCACCGCACGTTCGTGGAGATCGGGCCGCATCCGGTGCTGGCCCTGCCGCTGACCCAGCAGCTGGAGGAGGCGGAACTGGCCGGAGTCGTCGTGCCGTCGCTGCGCCGCGGAGCGGACGACGCCCAGACGACCCGCTCGTCGCTGGGCGTCCTCTACGCGCACGGGTTCGACGTGCGCTGGGACGCCGTCTGCCCGGCACCGAAGGGCGTCAGCAAGGCCCTGCCCCGCTATCCGTGGCAGGGCGAGAGGCTCTGGTTCGAGACGGCCGGGCCGGGGGAGAGGCCCGCCGGACTCGACGGCATAGTCGACGCCGGCGGGGTGACCGGGGAGCTGCGCTTCTTCGACGAGTCGGGACGGCTCGTCGCCCAGGCCGCCGGGCTGCGGCTGTCCAGGGCGGCGGACGGGGTGCCGGCCGTCGCCGACGGGAGCAACGGGGCCGCAGCGACGGCCGCGTACGCCGGTCAGGGCACAGGGATCGGCCAGGCGAACGGCGGCTCACCGAACGGCAGTGCCGGTAACGGCAGTTCACCGAACGGCAGCGCCGGTAACGGCAGCCCCGGTGACTGCGGTCCGGCGACCGCGGCCCCTGCACCCGCACCCGCACCCGCACCCGGCCGCGCGGAGTTGGCCTCCCGTACGGCCGACGCCGTCGCACGCGTGCTGGGCTTCGCCGGCGGGAGCGCGGTGAAGCGCGGCCAGGGCTTCGCCGAACTCGGCATGGACAGCCTCGGGGCCGTGGAACTGGCGAAGACCCTGGAGCGGGCCTTCGGGATCAAGCTGGCCAAGACAGTGGCGTTCGACCACCCCACGGTGGACCAACTCGCCGCGCACCTCGAAAGGTGTCTGCCGGCCGTGCCCGCGCCGGACACCGCGGAGCAGCCGGCTCAGCCGTCGGCGGACCCGCCCGTAGAGGCCGCCGGACAGCCCGCGCGCGGCGGCACGGACCGTGCGGGCTTCGAGCCCATAGCGGTGGTCGGCGTGGGCTGCCGGTTCCCCGGCGGCGTACACGGACCCGGCAGCTACTGGCAGTTGCTGCGCGACGGTGTGGACGCCATCGGTCCGGCGCCCGCGGAGCGGTTCCCCGGCAACGCGGTGTGGCACGGCGGGTTCATCGAGGACGTGGACCGCTTCGACGCGCCGTTCTTCCGGCTCTCGCCGCGCGAGGCGAAGGTCACCGACCCGCAGCAGCGGCTCTTCCTGGAGGTCGCCTGGGAGGCGCTGGAGCACGCCGGCCAGCCGCCGTCCGCGCTGGCGGGAACCCGTACCGGGGTGTTCCTCGGCATGAACTCCACCGACTACGCGCAGATCGTCACCAGCCACCCCGACAACGTCGACGCCTTCTACGGCACCGGCAACTCCTTCACGGCCGCCGCCGGCCGCTTCTCCTACCTGCTGGGGCTGCACGGCCCGAGCCTTGCCGTGGACACCGCCTGCTCCTCGTCGCTGGTGGCAGTGCACCTGGCGGTCGCCAGCCTGCGGTCCGGCGAGAGCGACATCGCCCTCGCCGGCGGCGTCAACCTCATCCTCAGGGACACCATCCACCGCGCGTCCAGCGCCTCGGGAGCGCTCGCGGCCGACGGCCGGTGCAAGACGTTCGACGCCTCCGCCGACGGCTACACCCGCGGCGAGGGCTGCGGCGTGGTCGTGCTCAAGCCCCTGTCGCGTGCCGTGGCCGACGGTGACGACGTGCTGGCCCTGGTGCTCGGCTCCGCGGTCAACCAGGACGGGCCCAGCAGCGGCCTCACCGTTCCGTACGGCCCGGCGCAGGAGGAACTGCTGCGCACCGCCCTGGCCGACTCCCGCGTCGGGCCGGGTGACATCGGCTACGTGGAGGCGCACGGCACGGGCACGCCCCTGGGCGACCCGATCGAACTCCAGGCGCTGGGCAGCGTGCTGGCGGAGCGGGGCGAGGCCGCCTCCTGCCTGGTGGGGTCGGTGAAGACCAACATCGGCCATCTGGAGGCCGCTTCCGGGATAGCCGGAATGATCAAGACCGTACTGGCCCTGCGGCACCGTGAGGTACCGCCGCACCTGCACTTCGACGAGCCGAGCCCTGACATCCCGTGGACGGAGCTGCCCTTCGAGGTGCCCGTACGGCCGACGGAGTGGAAGGCGGACGGCACCCGGAGGGTCGCCGGGGTGAGTGCCTTCGGCTTCAGCGGCACCAACGCACACGTGGTGCTCGCCGAGGCGCCCGAAGGCCCGCCGGCGCCCGGTGAAACGGCGCCCGGTGAACCGGCGGACGAGCGGACCGCCGGGCCGGTGGGAGAGGCGTACGTGCTGCCCGTCTCGGCCGCCACCGGGGCCGCGCTGAAGGACCAGGCCCGCGCCTACCGCGAACTGCTCAACGGGCCCGGCCCCGACGGCTCACCCCTGGACCTGGGAGGGCTCACGTACACCGCCGCGCTGCGCCGCAGCCACCTCGACCACCGGCTCGTGGTGACCGGCGGGGACCGTCACCAACTGGTGGAGCGGCTCGACGACTTCGTGGCGGGACGGGAAGGGCCGGGCCTCGCAAGCGGTCACGCGAGCGGCGGCCGGCGGCGCGGGCCCGTGTTCGTCTTCTCCGGGCACGGCTCCTACTGGCCCGGGGTCGGCAGGCGGCTCGTGACGGCCGAACCCGTGTTCCGCGAGGCGGTCGAGCGCTGCGACGCGGAGCTGAGCGCCCACCTGGACTGGTCCGCGGCGGCCGTGCTGGCCGAAGGGAAGGAGCCCGCGAACGAACTCGACCAGCAGATCCTGCAGTTCGCCCTCCAGTACGCCCTGACGGAACTCTGGCGCGCGCAGGGCCTCGAACCCGCCGCCGTGGTCGGGCACAGCATGGGCGAGGTTTCGGCGGCGCTCTGCGCGGGCGCGCTGGATCTGCCGCAGGCGGCGGCCGTGATGCTGCAGCGCACCCGGCTGCTCGAGGACCTCAAGGGCAAGGGCGGCATGGCCGTTGTCGGGCTGGACGCCGAGCAGACCGAAGCGGAACTGCTGGAGTTCGCGGACCGGCTGTACGTCTCCGTCGTCAACAGCTACCGCTCGACGGTGATTTCCGGCGACTCGGCCGCGCTGGAGGAGTTCGGGAGCCGGATGAAGGCGCGGAACATCTTCTTCCGCGAGGTGGCGGCGGGCGGCCCCGCGCACAGCCCGGCCGTCGAACCGCTGCGCCGGCGGCTGGTCGAGGAACTGGCGCCGCTGGTACCGGCGGCGCCGCGGCTGCCGTTCCACTCCTCGGTCACCGGTGCGGTCCTCGACGTACCGGCGGACGCCGAGTACTGGGGGCGCAACCTGCGGCAGCCCGTACGGTTCGCCGCCGCCGTACGGTCCCTCATCGCCGAGGGCCACGACACCTTCGTCGAACTGTCGCCGCACCCCCTCCAGCTCACCCCCATCGGGCACGAGCTGGAGGCGGCCGGTGTCACGGACGGCGTCCTGGTGCCCTCCCTGCTCCGGGACACGGACCCCGTGCTCGCCGTGACGACCGCCTTCGGGGCGCTGCACGCCGCCGGCTTCCCCGTCGACTGGCACCGGCGGCACCCGGGCGGCGGGCGGCTCACGGCAACGCCCCGGTACGCGTGGCAGCACAAGCGGTACTGGGTCGACCAGGAGGACGGCGCCGCGGAGGCGAGGCCGGCGGGCCGTCACCCCCTGCTCGCCCGCGAGTTCCGCACCGCGGGCGGCGCGTCCCGGCGGGTCGTCGAGGCGGACCTGGACGCGGAACTGGCTCGCGCGCTCGGCGTCGTACCGAACGCCGAAGGGGGCGGTGACCCGGCCTGCGGCGGTCTGAGGCTGCCGTCCGCGGCGTGGCTGGAGATGGCGCTCGCCGCGGTCTCCGACGGGGGCCGCCCGTACGGGCTCCAGGAGGTACGGTTCGCCCGCCCCCACGTCATGGCGCCGGAGACGCGCGGCGTCGCCCAGCTCAGCCTCGCGCCGGAGCCGTGCGGCGCGTTCGGATTCGAGGTGCACGCGCGTGACGGCGCGGCGGACGCGCCGTTCCGCGAGATCGGCTCCGGCCGGGCGACGCCGGTCTCCGCACGTCCGCGCGGCGACGGCCCTCCGCCCGCGGCGGCCGGGCCCGGCGGGGACGGCGCCGCCCCGCACGGCCACGAGGAGGCCGGCGCCGCCGTCGAGGAGTGGGTGGCGGCGATCTCGCCGACGCTCCGTGCGGCCTCCGTACGCCGGGGGCCGGACACCGTCGAGGTGGACGTCGACTGCGGCCCGCCGGGCCTGCGCTGGCGGCTGCGTCCCGACCTGCTGGAGGCCGCGCTGCGGCTGCCGGAGCTGCTCCCGGACGCCACGGGTGCCGCAGAGGGCGCAACGCCCCTGATGCCGGGGCGGATCGGGGCGGTCACGGTGTACGGCGAGCCCGGCGACCGGGTACGGATCACCGCCCGCCGAGCCGCGGACACACCCGGCGACCTGTGCGCGGACGTCTGGCTGTCCGCACCGGACGGCACGCTCCTCGCCGAACTGCGGGGCACGGTTCTGACGCCCGCCCCCGGGCGGGTGCCCGGCGCGGAGGAGCGGCAGCAGGTGGCCGACAGCCTCTACCGGATCATGTGGCAGGAGAGCCCGCGGCCCGTACCGGAGGCCGTGCCGGAGACCGCGCGGGACGGCGAGTCCCGGGCCGGGCAGGGCGGCGGCGCCGACGGCGCGTCGGGGGGCTGGCTGCTGCTGGCCGACCGCGGCGGCGTGGCCGAGGCGCTCGCGGAGGAGCTGCGGGCGCGCGGCGGAACCGTACGGCTGCTCACGGCCGACGACGGTCACTCCCGCGACCGGATCACCGAGGAACTCGCCGCGCTGCACCGGGCGGAGGGCTGCAGGGGCGTGCTCCACCTGACCGCGCTCGACCTGCCGGACGGAACACCCGTGGAGGCCGACCTGGCCGCCACCGCCGCCGTCACCGCCTCCGTACCGGAAGTCGCCGCCGCGACGGCCGCCGCGGGCGGCCCGGTCCGGGTGTGGTACGCCACCCGGGCCGCGACGACCGTGGGGCCGGAGGAGGCGTCGGCGCCGCTGCGGGCGCCCGTGTACCGCATGGCCGGAGTGACGGGAGTGGAGCAGCCGGCCGCATGGGGCGGCGTACTGGACCTGGATCCGTACTCCTCCGGGCCCGGCGAGGACGCCGCCGCGATCCTGGACGAACTGCTCGCCGACGACGGCGAGGACCACGTGGCGCGCCGTGGCGACCGCCGCCTCACCGCCCGTGTCGCCCGCTGCGCCGCTCCGGCGCCGGTCCTGGAGCCGGTGGCGCTGCGCGCCGACCGTACCTACGTGGTGGCGGGCACGGACAGCGAACTCGCCGGCACGGTCGTCGAGTGGCTGACGGCACGCGGCGCGGGACGGGTGGAGGTGGTCGGAGCCCTCGACGGCCCGGCCCTCACCGTCTCGGGCGCCGTGACGCGGACCGTCAAGGATGCCGCGGAGCGCGGCACTCCGGTGGCCGGGGTGGTCTGGCTGGGCGTCGACTGGGACCTGGACCCGCCCGACGCGCCGGCCCCGGACCCCGAGCGGACCGCCGCGTTGCTGGCGGGCCGAGGCCTGGGCGGCTGGCTGCTGCACGACATCTGCGCCCAACAGGGGGTGCGGCTGGACCACTTCCTGATCTTCACCTCCGTCGCCGCCCAGTGGGGCGCGGCCGGAGCGGCGCGGCAGGCGGCCGCCGACGGCCTGCTCGGCGCGCTGGCCGAGCACCGGCGTGCCCTGGGCCTCCCGGTGGCCCACATCGCCTGGGCGCCGTGGGACGGGGTGGGGGAGTTGAGCGAGGAGAGCCGCGCCCTGCTCGTACGGAGCGGGCTGCAGCCGGTCGTTCCGGAGACGGGACTGCTGCTGCTGGACCACGTCACGGCCGGGGCCGACCCGGTGGTGGCCGCCGCGCAGGTGGACTGGAGCCTGCTGCTGCCGCTCTACCAGCAGGCGCGGCCCTGGCCGCTGTTCGCCGGGATGGCCGCGGCGGACGGCGCGGCACAGGGCGACGCCGAGCAACTCCTCGTGCGGCTACGCTCGCTGGACGCCGACGCGCGCGGCCACCTCCTGCTGGAGTGCGTGCTGACGGAGGCGTCGGTCGTACTCGGCATGGACGGTCCGGACGACCTGGAGCCGCAGCAGGGCTTCTTCGAGACCGGCATGAGCTCCGTTACCTCGCTCGAGCTGAAGGTACGGCTGGAACGCCGGTTCGGCTGCGAGCTGCCGGCCACGCTCGCCTTCGAGCAGCCGACCAGTGAAGCCGTGGCCCGCTATCTGGCCGCGGAGGTGCTGGACCTGGCCGACGCAGACGCAGGCGCAGGCACTGACGCAGGCGGTGCGGTCACGGCCCCGGCCACGGCTCCGGGCGCGGACGCCGGGGACGACGAACTCCTCGCACTTCTGGACCGAGAGATCACCGCAGCCAACAACCTGATCGACGGGAGCCCGTCATGA